One genomic window of Haloarchaeobius salinus includes the following:
- a CDS encoding BsuPI-related putative proteinase inhibitor, with product MSLTGQLDVDPSAEEVRFTFTVTNDGSDPVDLQFSNAQTHDVLVVEDGDTEIWSFAEGRLFAQMLQSTTLDAGDSVTYDCAWDDPEPGSYTATAFLAANNADCDASAEFSV from the coding sequence ATGTCGCTCACCGGTCAGCTCGACGTCGACCCGTCCGCCGAGGAGGTCCGCTTCACCTTCACCGTCACCAACGACGGCTCCGACCCCGTCGACCTCCAGTTCTCGAACGCACAGACCCACGACGTGCTCGTCGTCGAGGACGGCGACACCGAAATCTGGTCGTTCGCCGAGGGCCGTCTGTTCGCCCAGATGCTCCAGTCCACCACGCTCGACGCGGGGGATTCGGTCACCTACGACTGCGCGTGGGACGACCCCGAACCCGGCAGCTACACCGCCACAGCGTTCCTCGCCGCGAACAACGCCGACTGCGATGCCAGCGCCGAGTTCTCCGTCTGA